The Paenibacillus sp. FSL R7-0204 genome includes a region encoding these proteins:
- the dagF gene encoding 2-dehydro-3-deoxy-phosphogluconate aldolase, producing MSKIQERFYKNRAALNVLAGSIANAKDIYEAAEGHVLIGVLSKNYANAREASAAMTEYGQMIQDAVSIGLGAGDNRQAAAVAEIASSYAGSHINQVFPAVGATRANLGAKDSWINSLVSPCGQTGYVNISTGPVSSGNASQAIVPVHAAIALVRDMGGNALKYYPMKGLELEEEYRAVAKACGEAGFALEPTGGIDLDNFAPILEIALQAGVPQVIPHVYSSIIDPQTGNTNIQDVRTLLGTMKSLVDRYA from the coding sequence ATGAGCAAGATTCAGGAGCGTTTCTATAAGAACAGAGCGGCATTGAATGTGCTGGCCGGCAGTATCGCGAACGCCAAGGACATCTACGAGGCTGCCGAAGGGCATGTACTGATAGGCGTATTATCCAAAAATTACGCCAATGCCCGCGAAGCGTCCGCCGCTATGACGGAGTACGGACAGATGATCCAGGATGCCGTATCCATCGGGCTTGGCGCCGGGGACAACCGCCAGGCGGCGGCGGTCGCAGAGATTGCTTCAAGCTATGCGGGCAGCCATATCAATCAGGTATTTCCGGCTGTAGGCGCGACCCGTGCCAATCTGGGAGCGAAGGATAGCTGGATTAACAGCCTGGTCTCTCCCTGCGGACAGACCGGCTATGTCAATATATCCACCGGACCGGTCAGCTCGGGGAATGCTTCGCAGGCCATCGTTCCAGTTCATGCTGCCATTGCTCTGGTCCGGGACATGGGCGGCAATGCGCTCAAATATTATCCGATGAAGGGGCTGGAGCTGGAAGAAGAGTATCGTGCGGTAGCCAAGGCCTGCGGAGAAGCCGGATTTGCCCTTGAGCCTACGGGCGGCATCGATCTGGATAACTTCGCACCTATTCTGGAGATTGCCCTTCAGGCAGGCGTGCCTCAGGTCATCCCGCATGTCTATTCCTCCATCATTGATCCCCAGACCGGGAACACGAACATCCAGGATGTCCGTACACTGCTCGGCACGATGAAATCGCTGGTGGACCGCTATGCCTAG
- a CDS encoding glycoside hydrolase family 130 protein, with protein MQITRHPNNPIVVPGGYEWRKVTVFNPAVIIDNGKFYMIERTAGSLTPCKNYLGLLESEDGVNFTHVKDEPIVTPDMLGFPYGSVQDPRIVKIDGTFYLNYALRPCAMSYYPTGAGVPERSIPEYPDGWGEEEGHWLTRSSILKSTNLLDWEFVADTTPLHINDRDNILFPEKINGKFVLLRRPEEYVGEAYGTEKAAMWITYSEDLVHWEEPKLLATAGNLSWESRKIGGSTPPIRTDKGWLVLYHGVDEEIVYRVGAMLLDLEQPEKIIARTHNFIMEPETYYEKFGFQIPNVIFPTGNVVKDGLLYIYYGVTDTAIALATVPLDELVEHILQEAE; from the coding sequence ATGCAAATTACAAGACATCCCAATAATCCGATTGTCGTCCCGGGCGGCTATGAGTGGCGCAAGGTGACCGTGTTCAATCCTGCGGTTATCATCGATAACGGCAAGTTCTATATGATCGAGCGCACCGCCGGTTCCCTGACCCCATGCAAGAACTATCTGGGCTTGCTGGAAAGCGAGGACGGTGTGAACTTCACCCATGTGAAGGATGAGCCGATTGTTACACCGGATATGCTGGGCTTCCCGTACGGTAGTGTGCAGGACCCGCGCATTGTGAAGATCGACGGAACCTTCTACCTCAACTACGCTCTGCGCCCTTGCGCCATGAGCTATTATCCTACCGGGGCCGGCGTTCCTGAGCGCTCCATTCCCGAATACCCGGACGGCTGGGGGGAAGAGGAGGGCCACTGGCTGACCCGTTCCTCGATTCTGAAGTCAACCAATCTGCTGGACTGGGAGTTCGTGGCGGACACCACGCCGCTCCACATCAACGACCGGGACAACATCCTGTTCCCTGAGAAAATAAACGGCAAATTCGTGCTGCTGCGCCGCCCCGAAGAATACGTGGGTGAGGCTTATGGAACGGAGAAAGCCGCCATGTGGATTACCTATTCCGAGGATCTCGTGCATTGGGAAGAGCCCAAGCTGCTCGCCACCGCCGGGAACCTGTCCTGGGAATCGAGGAAGATCGGCGGCTCTACGCCTCCAATCCGTACAGACAAGGGCTGGCTGGTGCTCTATCACGGCGTCGATGAAGAGATCGTCTACCGCGTGGGGGCGATGCTGCTGGATCTGGAGCAGCCGGAGAAGATCATTGCCCGGACCCATAACTTCATTATGGAGCCGGAGACGTATTACGAGAAATTCGGCTTCCAGATTCCGAATGTCATCTTCCCGACCGGCAATGTGGTCAAGGACGGCCTGCTCTATATCTACTACGGCGTAACCGACACAGCGATCGCGCTCGCCACGGTGCCGCTGGATGAGCTGGTAGAGCATATTTTGCAGGAAGCGGAGTAG
- a CDS encoding alpha-mannosidase — protein MKRMERFTGWLAKRQWTEKIELAEWRMRKSRYLTPGCYEHEEEVHQEYNISLLDGGYGTTYFLQREITVPGDWGPEEAALLYLGRGEGLLKLDGAPYHGLDSNHWFIPLPSGAAGGRLDLEIELYDPVPEPEDPLNRQAVIKPPLTGIEIKLVRVNRPVYSLLYTVRIVHEAALLLTEGDMRRIRSFKALERVMDALYMKEELLLDGGAVPAAEQQLRAAASAERPAGLDPGTMHMVGQSHIDVAWLWPVRETVRKVSRTFSTVCTLMDKYPDFRYSQSQPQLYAFAKEHYPQLYARIKERIAEGRWELVGGMWVEPDLNIPGGESLVRQMLYGQDFYMKEFGKHSTIEWLPDTFGYCASLPQLLKQAGIGYFMTTKLGWNDTNPFPHTLFHWVGIDGTKIVAYQNHGVNEHTHPKDVQEHWQAYAQKEEHDELMLLYGHGDGGGGVTHEMLEYVARTDLAPGQPVSGFSTAEAFFSEIGARQPELPAWHGDLYLELHRGTFTTHAFNKRSNRKAEVLYRQAEIWSVLAEKNGALELEQPDQPDVQRLLPAGELAEGWKLLLLNQFHDIIPGTSIPEVYTTSREEYAEIFRLGGQVLDRSLHALAAEVNTSGEGRPYVVFNSLGWERTELLRLEGGPELAEVQVFDEDGLLVSECWNTEAGGNSYMLAVQVRKVPAFGCRTIWLREAAEPAGVGPEPQDESAAGDEFPEQWETDHYILTFNEDGEISRWYDTSAGRELLQPGQPGNQLQFYHDTPTLWDAWDIDPRYEQQPAGKAKLLDRRVVSSGPVQTVLKFRWQLGESQIEQEIVLPRNSRRVDFRTSVSWREQHKLLKVAFPVDIVATKATYEIPFGALERPTHRNTSWEQAQFEVCGHRWADLSEGGYGVSLLNDCKYGYDIHDGVLRLSLLRSPRWPDRNADQGEHEFTYSLYPHSGEWRQADVVREAAELNEPLLAVSEAAHSGCYPSTHAWLAFQSSHVMLDTIKQAEDGSGTIVRLYEAAGSRESATLDWKDEDVRACRVNLLESETGSVDTTGGVIPLSFRPYEVQTFKLYKKHERN, from the coding sequence ATGAAGCGTATGGAGCGGTTCACCGGATGGCTGGCCAAGCGGCAGTGGACTGAGAAGATAGAGCTTGCGGAATGGAGGATGCGTAAGTCCCGTTACCTCACTCCGGGCTGCTATGAGCATGAGGAGGAAGTGCATCAGGAATACAATATTTCTCTGCTGGACGGCGGGTATGGAACCACCTATTTCCTTCAGCGGGAGATCACGGTTCCGGGAGACTGGGGACCGGAAGAGGCGGCGCTGCTCTATCTGGGACGCGGGGAAGGCCTGCTGAAGCTGGACGGAGCGCCGTATCATGGCCTGGACAGCAATCACTGGTTCATTCCGCTGCCGTCCGGCGCTGCGGGCGGGCGCCTGGACCTGGAGATTGAGCTGTATGATCCTGTGCCGGAACCGGAGGACCCGCTGAACCGGCAGGCGGTGATTAAGCCCCCGCTGACGGGCATTGAAATTAAGCTTGTGCGCGTCAATCGCCCGGTATACAGCCTGCTGTATACGGTGCGAATCGTACACGAAGCAGCCCTCCTGCTGACGGAGGGTGATATGCGCCGCATCCGCAGCTTTAAGGCGCTGGAGCGGGTAATGGACGCGCTCTATATGAAGGAGGAGCTGCTGCTGGACGGCGGAGCTGTACCTGCGGCGGAACAGCAGCTACGGGCTGCTGCTTCGGCGGAACGGCCGGCAGGGCTGGACCCGGGGACGATGCATATGGTCGGCCAGTCCCATATTGATGTGGCCTGGCTGTGGCCGGTCCGGGAGACGGTGCGCAAGGTCAGCCGGACCTTCTCCACCGTCTGCACCCTGATGGATAAGTACCCCGACTTCCGGTACTCCCAGAGCCAGCCGCAGCTCTATGCCTTCGCCAAGGAGCATTATCCGCAGCTCTATGCGCGGATCAAGGAGCGGATTGCCGAAGGCCGGTGGGAGCTGGTCGGCGGCATGTGGGTAGAGCCGGATCTGAACATTCCCGGCGGGGAGTCGCTGGTCAGGCAGATGCTGTACGGGCAGGACTTCTATATGAAGGAATTCGGCAAGCATTCCACGATTGAATGGCTGCCGGATACCTTCGGCTATTGCGCCTCCCTGCCGCAGCTGCTGAAGCAGGCGGGCATCGGTTATTTCATGACCACCAAGCTGGGCTGGAATGATACCAATCCCTTCCCGCATACCTTATTCCATTGGGTAGGAATTGACGGGACGAAGATTGTGGCCTATCAGAACCATGGGGTCAATGAGCATACCCACCCGAAGGATGTGCAGGAGCACTGGCAGGCCTACGCCCAGAAGGAAGAGCATGATGAGCTTATGCTGCTCTATGGCCACGGAGACGGAGGCGGCGGAGTCACTCATGAGATGCTGGAATATGTGGCCCGTACTGATCTCGCGCCGGGTCAGCCGGTCAGCGGATTCTCTACGGCCGAAGCCTTCTTCTCGGAGATCGGTGCGCGTCAGCCGGAGCTTCCGGCGTGGCACGGCGATCTCTATCTGGAGCTGCACCGGGGCACCTTCACGACCCATGCCTTCAATAAACGCAGCAACCGCAAGGCGGAGGTCTTATACCGGCAGGCGGAGATCTGGAGTGTGCTGGCGGAGAAGAACGGTGCTCTGGAGCTGGAGCAGCCGGATCAGCCGGATGTGCAGCGTCTGCTGCCCGCCGGGGAGCTGGCCGAGGGCTGGAAGCTGCTGCTGCTCAACCAGTTCCATGACATCATTCCGGGGACTTCCATCCCGGAGGTGTATACAACCTCGCGGGAGGAATACGCCGAGATCTTCCGTCTGGGCGGGCAGGTGCTGGACCGCTCCCTGCATGCTCTGGCGGCTGAAGTGAATACATCGGGTGAGGGCCGTCCCTATGTGGTCTTCAACAGCCTGGGCTGGGAGCGGACGGAGCTGCTCCGGCTGGAGGGCGGTCCTGAGCTGGCTGAGGTGCAGGTATTCGATGAGGACGGCCTGCTTGTGAGCGAATGCTGGAACACGGAGGCTGGCGGGAACAGCTACATGCTGGCTGTACAGGTCCGTAAGGTTCCGGCCTTCGGCTGCCGGACGATCTGGCTGCGGGAAGCTGCGGAGCCAGCCGGAGTAGGGCCTGAGCCGCAGGATGAATCCGCCGCCGGAGACGAGTTCCCGGAGCAATGGGAGACGGACCATTATATCCTGACATTCAATGAAGACGGCGAGATCAGCCGCTGGTATGACACAAGCGCGGGCCGTGAGCTGCTCCAGCCCGGCCAACCCGGCAACCAGCTCCAGTTCTATCATGACACCCCGACGCTATGGGATGCCTGGGATATAGACCCGCGTTATGAGCAGCAGCCTGCGGGCAAGGCGAAGCTGCTGGACCGCAGGGTGGTCAGCAGCGGCCCCGTGCAGACCGTGCTGAAGTTCCGCTGGCAGCTCGGTGAATCACAGATTGAGCAGGAGATTGTACTGCCCCGGAACAGCCGGAGAGTGGACTTCCGCACCAGCGTAAGCTGGAGGGAGCAGCATAAGCTGCTGAAGGTTGCTTTTCCGGTGGATATTGTGGCAACGAAGGCTACGTATGAGATCCCGTTCGGCGCGCTGGAGCGCCCGACCCACCGCAACACCAGCTGGGAGCAGGCACAATTCGAGGTCTGCGGACACCGCTGGGCCGATCTGTCAGAGGGCGGCTATGGCGTCAGCCTGCTGAATGACTGCAAATACGGCTATGACATCCATGACGGGGTGCTGCGGCTCTCGCTGCTGCGCTCTCCGCGCTGGCCGGACCGTAATGCCGACCAGGGGGAGCATGAATTCACGTATTCGCTCTATCCGCACAGCGGAGAATGGCGGCAGGCCGATGTGGTACGGGAAGCGGCGGAGCTGAATGAGCCGCTGCTGGCGGTCAGCGAAGCCGCACATTCCGGCTGTTATCCAAGCACCCATGCCTGGCTGGCCTTCCAGAGCAGCCACGTCATGCTCGACACAATCAAGCAGGCAGAGGACGGCAGTGGAACGATTGTACGTCTGTATGAAGCGGCGGGCAGCAGAGAGTCGGCCACACTGGACTGGAAGGACGAGGACGTCCGCGCCTGCCGGGTCAATCTGCTGGAGAGCGAGACCGGCTCAGTGGATACCACCGGCGGCGTGATCCCGCTGTCCTTCCGGCCTTATGAGGTCCAGACGTTTAAGTTATATAAGAAGCACGAAAGAAATTAA
- a CDS encoding DgaE family pyridoxal phosphate-dependent ammonia lyase — translation MDHSLQAKYGLKRVINASGRMSILGVSAPTDSVMEAMKQGGQQYVEIADLVDKSGEYIARLLGSEGAAVVNSASSGIALSVAAIVTAGDPRLSLRLHQEPVLKNEIIMLKGHNVQYGAPVETMVFLGGGRVVEVGYANEGRAEHIEQAIGERTAAILYVKSHHAVQKNMISVEEVWEVAQRRGVPMIVDAAAEEDLRKYVQYSDLAIYSGSKAVEGPTSGIVAGGKKYIEWLKVQLHGIGRSMKVGKETTFGLLQALDEYQDKPDNSQQEKQALEALQPLAGLPGVSVRTVQDEAGRAIYRGRIQIDAAAAGMDAREVNDRLREGGIAVYTRDYGVKQGYFDIDPRPLQGDDLQVIVSRIQEIIGGRS, via the coding sequence ATGGATCACTCATTACAAGCTAAATATGGATTGAAGCGTGTGATTAATGCCAGCGGAAGAATGAGCATTCTCGGCGTATCCGCGCCCACCGATTCGGTGATGGAGGCAATGAAGCAGGGCGGACAGCAGTATGTGGAGATTGCCGATCTGGTGGACAAATCGGGAGAGTACATCGCCCGCCTGCTCGGTTCGGAGGGGGCTGCTGTCGTGAACTCGGCCTCCAGCGGCATTGCGCTGTCGGTCGCAGCCATTGTGACCGCCGGAGATCCGCGCCTTAGTCTGCGCCTGCACCAGGAGCCGGTGCTGAAGAATGAGATTATCATGCTGAAGGGTCATAATGTACAGTATGGAGCGCCGGTGGAGACGATGGTCTTCCTCGGCGGCGGCCGGGTAGTTGAAGTGGGATATGCCAACGAAGGCCGCGCAGAGCATATCGAACAGGCCATCGGGGAACGTACCGCAGCGATCCTCTATGTGAAATCCCACCACGCCGTCCAGAAGAATATGATCTCGGTGGAGGAGGTCTGGGAGGTGGCACAGCGCAGGGGCGTGCCGATGATTGTCGATGCGGCTGCGGAGGAGGATCTGCGGAAGTACGTCCAGTATTCGGATCTGGCTATCTATAGCGGCTCGAAGGCTGTGGAAGGTCCAACTTCGGGCATTGTAGCGGGCGGGAAGAAATATATTGAGTGGCTCAAGGTACAACTGCACGGAATTGGCCGCAGCATGAAGGTCGGCAAAGAGACCACCTTCGGACTGCTCCAGGCGTTGGATGAATACCAGGACAAGCCGGACAACAGCCAGCAGGAGAAGCAGGCACTGGAGGCGCTTCAGCCGCTGGCCGGTCTTCCCGGAGTGTCGGTCCGCACCGTGCAGGATGAAGCGGGCCGGGCGATTTACCGGGGACGCATCCAGATTGATGCCGCTGCTGCGGGAATGGATGCAAGGGAGGTCAATGACCGCCTGCGGGAAGGCGGGATTGCCGTGTATACCCGGGACTATGGGGTGAAGCAGGGGTATTTCGATATTGATCCAAGGCCGCTCCAAGGAGATGATCTCCAGGTTATCGTCAGCAGAATTCAAGAGATTATAGGGGGCAGATCATAA
- a CDS encoding transposase, which yields MGPEDKYSQIFEHLHLAPVLSALGKKNHRGRPEQLNVPAMIYSLLIAKMENIEFISALVRRLNHSHEFRVQCRFTGSDNIPSQASYSRLIHALEQTGMLEQLQDRLVTSALEEGFVSGTHLAVDSSMVEAWDCQFSESASKRRAARREQKKGEAPVAEQLQLEPPEPEPKAVNEPLKKPKYSKPGRPSQAEKERRREEMEAYEQSLGPFQKTIEAMLPYTYNELLTALPRHAARCDKKNTKGRMTSYYGFKANLLVDTDSQYILSGLFSSANPNDQRMAVVLLKGLLLKFPGLKVKHILGDKGYDCAAIYQLIHSLGAYPAISLIHHKDPPAGMNLEYTPVCAQGHAYRYDSFDAKYETLKYTRPSECKGCALSGTDCQKVFKIRIQTDLRLHTYPARGSESFTTLYNKRTAVERVFAYLKEYFGMKRTRHRGVRASVDFQLSTLAYNLSKFALDKLNQQVKNSQQVA from the coding sequence ATGGGTCCAGAAGATAAATACAGCCAAATCTTTGAACACTTACATTTAGCTCCAGTTCTGTCCGCACTGGGGAAAAAGAACCATCGCGGACGGCCTGAGCAATTAAACGTACCTGCCATGATCTACTCGCTGCTGATTGCCAAAATGGAGAACATTGAGTTTATTTCTGCCTTGGTCCGGCGACTGAATCATAGCCACGAATTTCGAGTCCAGTGCCGGTTTACGGGCTCGGACAACATTCCAAGCCAGGCTTCCTATTCCCGTTTGATTCATGCGCTGGAGCAAACGGGAATGCTGGAACAACTTCAGGATCGCCTAGTCACATCTGCCCTAGAAGAAGGTTTTGTGAGCGGCACCCATCTTGCTGTGGATTCCTCCATGGTCGAGGCGTGGGATTGCCAATTTAGCGAATCGGCTTCCAAGCGTCGTGCGGCTCGTCGGGAGCAAAAGAAAGGCGAAGCTCCGGTGGCCGAGCAACTTCAGCTCGAACCTCCCGAGCCTGAGCCGAAGGCGGTGAACGAGCCGCTGAAGAAACCCAAGTACAGCAAGCCAGGTCGTCCATCCCAGGCCGAAAAGGAACGTCGGCGCGAGGAAATGGAAGCCTATGAACAAAGTCTCGGACCGTTCCAGAAAACCATTGAAGCGATGTTGCCTTACACGTACAATGAACTGCTGACCGCGTTGCCCCGGCATGCTGCGCGTTGTGACAAGAAAAATACGAAGGGGCGAATGACCAGCTATTACGGGTTCAAGGCGAATCTGCTGGTCGACACGGACAGCCAGTATATCCTCAGTGGCCTCTTTAGTTCGGCCAATCCGAATGACCAGCGGATGGCGGTCGTCCTTCTCAAAGGCCTGCTCCTGAAGTTTCCGGGGCTAAAGGTCAAGCATATCTTGGGCGACAAAGGCTACGACTGCGCGGCGATCTACCAGTTGATTCATTCGCTCGGCGCCTATCCTGCGATTTCCCTGATTCACCACAAAGACCCGCCTGCAGGAATGAATCTGGAGTACACGCCGGTGTGCGCTCAAGGACATGCGTACCGTTACGACAGTTTTGATGCCAAGTATGAGACCCTGAAGTACACCCGGCCTAGCGAATGCAAAGGCTGTGCGCTCTCCGGTACCGATTGCCAAAAAGTGTTTAAAATTCGCATACAAACGGATTTGCGTTTACACACCTATCCCGCAAGAGGTAGCGAAAGTTTTACCACGCTGTACAACAAGCGTACGGCGGTGGAGCGTGTGTTTGCCTATCTCAAAGAGTATTTCGGCATGAAACGAACGCGTCACCGCGGTGTCCGGGCAAGTGTTGATTTCCAGCTCAGTACATTAGCGTACAATTTGAGTAAATTTGCGTTAGACAAGTTGAACCAGCAGGTGAAAAACTCCCAGCAAGTCGCCTGA
- a CDS encoding amidohydrolase/deacetylase family metallohydrolase — protein sequence MGTENVLRNLRLVDGRTVDISIQGGIITAITPPAQAEGRTLLDCSGLYGSSGWIDLHVHAVPEFDPYGDEIDEIGVKQGVTTMVDAGSCGADRIGAFYSASLLADTRVFALLNISRIGLARTDELSQLEWIDRARAVEAAAAYPEFIVGLKARISQSVVKDRGIEPLKLARALSEELKLPLMVHIGSAPPAVSEVLELLRAGDVITHYLNGKANNLFRADGTPLPGLLAAVARGVRLDVGHGTASFSFRVAEQAKAAGIGLNTISTDIYRGNRLNGPVYSMADVLTKFLYLGYSLEEVIRAVTSSAAAWLGKPELGQIRVGEQANLTLFSLEDGEKQLMDSEGEVRTAHHYIEAKGVFINGSLITS from the coding sequence GTGGGCACAGAAAACGTGCTGCGCAATTTGCGGCTGGTGGACGGCCGGACGGTGGATATCTCCATTCAGGGTGGGATCATTACCGCGATTACCCCGCCGGCCCAGGCGGAAGGCAGGACCCTACTGGACTGCTCCGGATTATATGGCTCCAGCGGATGGATTGATCTGCATGTACATGCTGTGCCGGAGTTTGACCCCTACGGCGATGAGATCGACGAGATCGGGGTGAAGCAGGGAGTGACGACAATGGTGGATGCGGGAAGCTGCGGGGCAGACCGGATCGGAGCTTTTTATAGTGCCAGTCTTCTGGCCGATACACGGGTGTTCGCGCTGCTCAACATCTCAAGAATCGGCCTTGCGCGGACCGATGAGCTCTCGCAGCTGGAGTGGATTGACCGGGCCAGAGCGGTGGAAGCGGCGGCAGCCTACCCGGAATTCATCGTCGGCCTGAAGGCACGCATCAGCCAAAGTGTCGTCAAGGACAGAGGCATTGAGCCGCTTAAGCTGGCACGCGCGCTGTCGGAAGAATTGAAGCTTCCGCTTATGGTGCACATCGGCTCAGCCCCGCCTGCCGTCTCCGAAGTGCTGGAGCTGCTGCGGGCGGGCGATGTCATTACCCACTACCTGAACGGCAAAGCCAATAATCTGTTCCGGGCGGACGGCACTCCGCTGCCGGGGCTGCTGGCTGCTGTAGCCCGGGGCGTCCGGCTGGATGTAGGACACGGCACCGCAAGCTTCTCCTTCCGGGTGGCGGAGCAGGCGAAGGCGGCTGGTATCGGGCTGAATACGATCAGCACAGACATCTACCGGGGCAACCGGCTGAACGGTCCGGTGTACAGCATGGCGGATGTACTGACCAAGTTCCTCTATCTCGGCTATAGCCTGGAAGAGGTAATCCGTGCCGTCACCAGCAGCGCCGCAGCGTGGCTCGGCAAGCCGGAGCTTGGGCAGATCCGGGTAGGGGAGCAGGCGAATCTGACTTTATTCTCCCTGGAAGACGGTGAGAAACAGCTTATGGACTCAGAGGGTGAGGTCCGGACCGCGCACCACTATATTGAAGCAAAAGGAGTCTTTATCAATGGATCACTCATTACAAGCTAA
- a CDS encoding helix-turn-helix domain-containing protein has translation MANPAPQPSLLNRFRLTWNHFKSRLLLKYAFSYILMFLIPLTGVTIFVYENAVKGLRVEIEQSNVNQLNQVKSTIDGRMNELQEIAGRIAYDKHLTPYMVRHPYYSLEAIQALANYKASSSIAEDLFLYFHGDSNIYSYRGLADLHVTFDTLYQFERWTPEKLRRDLNEARQPLVRPAENVTVNSRMEPMLAMLVPVKPNDPFPYGTVVYLMKESNLTGVMDSVLSDFSGSSYIFGPSGEVLTANSHGVSFPQNELQTLSALKPGIHNLELDGEQYSVVSVKSEENGWTYVTTMPSFQFFSRVAHVQTLILIVFCITVVTGIAAALLLAKRQYHPIRDLMEFAKPRGSSNEAPKLRDEWESIRQTLHDYSARIDLQEPFVRNQCMLLLLKHGQPDDPEIEQMILSAGFRHPQGQGLYFSAILSWDDAAPGGKSWQERHLLQEMLSNICLPGPDAQIFGIEFSVKDQFALIISLPGEGELPVQSRMEQVIEGIQDVIREHSQLALSIGVGMAYRDLARVNQSFIEAAAALEHRMIRRSGQVTYFEQLAELNPSAAESFWIPRKSMLKLEQSLKQGNESVAAQMIADTIDTIKDEPLQVHLLRCICFDLLNAFLRTASELGMDEVFTNMPELTSFETLEELESRLLSLASAICAQVERNTETSESSLMDDILAYVDQQFADYTLSLEHVALKFAISTSYLSRSFKEKTGSNFSQYIWQRRVDEVIRLLENTSAPLKEIIEQVGYLDAPNFIRKFKKETGLTPGQYRKEHALKGTAAKRPV, from the coding sequence ATGGCCAATCCCGCACCCCAGCCATCCTTGCTGAACCGGTTCCGGCTGACCTGGAATCATTTCAAGTCAAGGCTGCTGCTGAAATACGCTTTTTCCTATATCCTCATGTTCCTGATCCCGCTCACCGGCGTTACCATCTTCGTCTATGAAAACGCCGTCAAGGGCCTGCGGGTCGAAATTGAACAATCCAATGTTAATCAGCTTAATCAAGTGAAAAGCACCATCGACGGCCGGATGAATGAGCTTCAGGAGATCGCCGGAAGAATCGCCTATGACAAGCATCTGACTCCTTATATGGTCCGGCATCCTTATTACAGTCTGGAGGCGATTCAGGCACTGGCGAATTACAAGGCCAGCAGCAGCATCGCGGAGGATCTGTTCCTCTACTTCCACGGCGATTCCAATATCTATTCTTACCGTGGGCTGGCTGATCTTCATGTCACCTTCGATACCCTCTATCAGTTCGAGCGCTGGACCCCGGAGAAACTGCGGCGCGACTTGAACGAGGCCCGTCAGCCGCTGGTGCGTCCGGCCGAGAATGTGACCGTCAATTCCCGGATGGAGCCGATGCTCGCCATGCTCGTCCCGGTGAAGCCGAATGACCCGTTCCCTTACGGAACAGTCGTCTATCTGATGAAGGAATCCAATCTTACCGGCGTCATGGACTCGGTTCTGAGCGATTTCTCGGGCAGCAGCTATATCTTCGGCCCTTCCGGCGAGGTGCTGACCGCGAACAGCCATGGCGTCAGCTTTCCCCAAAACGAGCTGCAGACCCTATCCGCTCTAAAGCCGGGGATTCACAATCTGGAGCTGGACGGGGAACAGTACTCCGTGGTGTCCGTGAAGTCCGAGGAGAATGGCTGGACCTACGTCACCACGATGCCCAGTTTCCAGTTCTTCAGCCGGGTCGCCCATGTCCAGACGCTAATTCTGATTGTCTTTTGTATTACGGTCGTTACCGGCATAGCGGCCGCGCTGCTGCTGGCCAAGCGGCAATACCACCCGATCCGCGATCTGATGGAGTTCGCCAAGCCGAGAGGCAGTAGTAATGAAGCCCCTAAGCTGCGCGATGAATGGGAGTCCATCCGGCAGACGCTTCATGACTACAGTGCCCGGATTGACCTCCAGGAGCCTTTTGTCCGCAACCAGTGTATGCTGCTGCTGCTCAAGCACGGCCAGCCGGATGATCCCGAGATTGAGCAGATGATTCTGAGCGCAGGCTTCAGGCATCCGCAGGGACAAGGCCTCTACTTCTCAGCCATCCTGTCCTGGGATGATGCAGCGCCGGGCGGCAAGTCCTGGCAGGAACGCCATCTGCTGCAGGAGATGCTCAGCAATATCTGCCTGCCGGGCCCGGATGCGCAGATCTTCGGGATCGAATTCTCGGTCAAGGACCAGTTCGCCCTGATCATCTCCCTGCCAGGTGAGGGGGAACTGCCCGTTCAGAGCCGGATGGAGCAGGTGATTGAAGGGATTCAGGATGTGATCCGTGAACACTCGCAGCTTGCGCTGAGTATCGGTGTCGGCATGGCCTACCGCGATCTCGCCCGGGTGAACCAGTCGTTCATTGAAGCCGCTGCCGCGCTGGAGCACCGGATGATCCGCCGCAGCGGTCAGGTCACCTATTTCGAACAGCTTGCGGAGCTGAACCCCTCCGCTGCCGAGAGCTTCTGGATTCCGCGCAAATCCATGCTGAAGCTGGAGCAGAGTCTGAAGCAGGGCAACGAATCGGTAGCGGCCCAGATGATTGCCGATACCATTGACACAATCAAGGACGAGCCGCTGCAGGTTCATCTGCTGCGGTGTATCTGCTTCGATCTGCTGAACGCTTTTCTGCGCACCGCCTCGGAGCTGGGTATGGACGAGGTGTTCACCAATATGCCGGAGCTGACCTCCTTCGAGACGCTGGAGGAGCTGGAGAGCCGGCTGCTCTCGCTGGCTTCCGCCATATGCGCCCAGGTCGAGCGGAATACAGAGACCAGCGAGTCTTCCCTAATGGATGACATTCTGGCCTATGTGGACCAGCAGTTCGCCGACTACACCCTCAGCCTGGAGCATGTAGCGCTGAAGTTCGCCATCTCGACCTCTTATTTAAGCCGGAGCTTCAAGGAGAAGACCGGAAGCAATTTCTCGCAATATATCTGGCAGCGGCGTGTGGACGAGGTCATCCGGCTGCTGGAGAACACCAGCGCACCGCTCAAGGAGATCATCGAGCAGGTCGGTTACCTGGATGCGCCCAATTTCATCCGCAAGTTCAAAAAAGAAACCGGCCTGACGCCAGGGCAATACCGCAAGGAACATGCCTTGAAGGGGACCGCTGCGAAAAGACCGGTTTGA